A single region of the Sphaeramia orbicularis chromosome 6, fSphaOr1.1, whole genome shotgun sequence genome encodes:
- the kcna6a gene encoding potassium voltage-gated channel subfamily A member 6a codes for MTVVSQENPTETVVVTPLLQDAVDLEPEDQECSERVVINISGLRFETQLKTLSRFPNTLLGDPRKRMRFFDPLRNEYFFDRNRPSFDAILYYYQSGGRLRRPVSVPVDIFLEEVKFYELENEAIELFRDDEGLVREEERPLPSNEYQRQLWLLFEYPESSGPARIIAIVSVMVILISIVIFCLETLPEFREVPVVPENNINGSAHSKAQNPFSDPFFMVETLCIVWFSFEFTMRFLSCPSKAAFFKNIMNLIDVVAIAPYFITLGLDLAEHQGSSQQAASLAILRVIRLVRVFRIFKLSRHSKGLQILGQTLHASLRELGLLIFFLLIGVVLFSSSVYFAEAEDPESGFSSIPDAFWWAVVTMTTVGYGDMCPSTMGGKFVGSLCAIAGVLTIALPVPVIVSNFNYFYHRENEEEDNVQYVHVTCGQQEQPSFGECDSNRSTQSLFQSDSYQNDDDLETLTYPSENPLETYTGKLTDV; via the coding sequence ATGACTGTGGTGTCCCAGGAGAACCCCACCGAGACTGTGGTCGTGACTCCTTTGTTGCAAGATGCTGTGGACTTGGAACCAGAGGATCAAGAGTGCAGCGAGAGGGTGGTCATCAACATTTCAGGCCTGCGTTTTGAGACGCAGTTAAAGACCCTCTCCCGCTTCCCGAACACGCTCCTGGGAGACCCGCGTAAGCGGATGCGCTTTTTTGACCCGCTCAGAAATGAGTACTTTTTTGACAGGAACAGGCCGAGCTTTGATGCCATCTTATACTATTACCAGTCAGGAGGGAGGCTGCGGAGGCCCGTAAGCGTACCCGTGGACATCTTCCTGGAAGAAGTTAAGTTTTATGAACTTGAAAATGAAGCCATAGAGCTTTTCCGTGACGATGAGGGCTTGGTTAGGGAAGAGGAGCGCCCGTTGCCTTCAAACGAGTACCAGCGGCAGCTGTGGCTTCTCTTTGAATATCCGGAGAGTTCAGGACCTGCACGGATAATAGCCATTGTGTCAGTTATGGTTATTTTAATATCTATTGTCATATTCTGTTTGGAGACTTTACCCGAGTTTAGAGAAGTCCCCGTAGTGCCCGAGAATAACATCAATGGAAGTGCGCACAGCAAAGCGCAGAATCCCTTCTCAGATCCGTTTTTCATGGTGGAGACACTTTGCATCGTGTGGTTCTCCTTTGAATTCACCATGAGGTTCCTGTCTTGTCCCAGCAAAGCGGCGTTCTTTAAAAATATCATGAACCTAATAGATGTTGTGGCCATAGCTCCATATTTCATCACCCTGGGCCTTGACCTCGCAGAGCATCAGGGCAGCAGTCAGCAAGCTGCGTCTCTGGCCATACTCAGGGTCATCCGTCTGGTCCGTGTGTTCAGGATTTTTAAACTCTCCAGACACTCCAAAGGTCTCCAGATTCTCGGGCAAACACTCCATGCAAGTCTGCGGGAACTTGGTCTGCTGATATTCTTCCTGCTCATTGGAGTAGTTTTGTTctccagttcagtttatttcgcCGAAGCAGAAGACCCTGAATCTGGATTTTCAAGCATACCTGATGCGTTTTGGTGGGCTGTGGTGACAATGACCACGGTGGGGTATGGAGACATGTGCCCCTCTACTATGGGGGGGAAATTCGTCGGATCGTTGTGCGCCATCGCTGGAGTACTGACCATAGCTCTACCTGTCCCTGTCATCGTGTCAAATTTCAATTATTTCTACCACAGGGAAAACGAGGAGGAAGACAATGTGCAGTACGTACACGTAACTTGCGGGCAGCAGGAGCAGCCCTCCTTTGGTGAATGTGATTCCAACAGAAGTACCCAGTCGCTCTTCCAATCAGACTCCTATCAGAATGACGATGACTTGGAAACCTTGACATATCCCTCTGAGAACCCACTAGAAACATACACAGGGAAACTGACAGACGTATAA
- the kcna1a gene encoding potassium voltage-gated channel subfamily A member 1 — MTVVAGDNMDETSAVPGHPQDTYPPDHNDHECCERVVINIAGLRFETQLKTLSQFPETLLGNPKKRMRYFDPLRNEYFFDRNRPSFDAILYYYQSGGRLRRPVNVPLDMFSEEIKFYELGVEAMEKFREDEGFIREEERPLPEKEFQRQIWLLFEHPESSGTARGIAIVSVMVILISIVIFCLETLPQLKEDPMGRFERVGNTTIYYKPNILTDPFFVIETLCIIWFSFELIVRFLACPSKPAFFKNMMNMIDIVAIIPYFITLGTELAEDPESEGVGEQATSLAILRVIRLVRVFRIFKLSRHSKGLQILGQTLKASMRELGLLIFFLFIGVILFSSAVYFAEAEEQGSYFGSIPDAFWWAVVSMTTVGYGDMVPVTIGGKIVGSLCAIAGVLTIALPVPVIVSNFNYFYHRETEGEEQAQLLNVSNPNIPSETNSSRRSSSTVSKSEYMEIDGDINNSIDNFREANLRTGNCTIANQNCVNKSKLLTDV, encoded by the coding sequence ATGACCGTAGTAGCAGGAGATAACATGGACGAGACCTCGGCTGTCCCTGGCCACCCTCAGGACACCTACCCCCCAGACCACAATGACCATGAATGCTGCGAGAGGGTGGTCATCAACATAGCTGGTCTCCGGTTTGAGACGCAGCTGAAAACTCTCTCCCAGTTTCCAGAGACGTTACTTGGCAACCCCAAAAAGCGCATGAGGTACTTTGATCCCTTGAGAAATGAATACTTCTTTGACAGAAACCGCCCCAGCTTTGATGCTATCCTCTATTACTACCAATCTGGGGGTCGGCTGAGAAGACCTGTGAATGTCCCTTTGGATATGTTCTCAGAAGAAATCAAGTTTTACGAGCTCGGAGTGGAGGCCATGGAGAAGTTCCGTGAAGATGAAGGTTTTATCAGGGAGGAAGAGCGGCCTTTACCTGAGAAAGAGTTTCAGCGCCAGATTTGGCTCCTCTTTGAGCATCCAGAGAGCTCAGGCACTGCGAGAGGGATTGCCATTGTGTCTGTGATGGTCATTCTGATTTCAATAGTCATATTTTGTTTAGAGACATTACCACAGCTCAAAGAGGATCCAATGGGTCGGTTTGAGAGAGTGGGGAACACTACTATTTATTACAAGCCAAATATCCTCACAGACCCCTTCTTCGTCATTGAGACACTCTGCATTATCTGGTTCTCGTTTGAGTTGATAGTGCGCTTCTTGGCATGCCCAAGCAAGCCAGCCTTCTTCAAGAACATGATGAACATGATCGACATAGTGGCTATCATCCCCTACTTCATCACACTAGGCACTGAGCTGGCTGAAGACCCAGAGAGCGAGGGAGTGGGGGAGCAGGCAACATCTCTGGCCATACTCAGGGTGATCCGTCTGGTCAGGGTGTTTAGGATCTTCAAGCTGTCACGACACTCCAAAGGTCTGCAGATTTTGGGGCAGACCCTCAAGGCCAGCATGCGAGAGCTCGGATTGCTGATCTTCTTTCTGTTCATTGGAGTCATCTTGTTCTCCAGTGCTGTCTACTTTGCCGAAGCAGAGGAGCAAGGATCCTACTTTGGCAGCATCCCAGATGCATTTTGGTGGGCTGTTGTGTCTATGACAACTGTGGGCTATGGGGACATGGTCCCGGTCACTATAGGAGGCAAGATTGTAGGTTCTCTGTGCGCCATTGCTGGAGTGTTGACAATTGCGCTCCCAGTGCCTGTCATTGTGTCCAACTTCAACTACTTCTACCACAGGGAAACAGAGGGAGAGGAGCAGGCCCAGCTGCTCAATGTCAGCAATCCCAACATCCCCTCTGAAACCAATTCCAGCCGCCGTAGTTCATCAACCGTTAGCAAGTCAGAATACATGGAGATTGACGGAGACATAAACAATAGCATCGACAACTTTAGGGAGGCAAATCTCAGAACTGGCAATTGCACTATAGCCAACCAAAACTGTGTAAATAAAAGCAAGCTGCTTACAGATGTTTAG